The following nucleotide sequence is from Myxococcota bacterium.
GCGCGCACCGGAGTCCGAGCCGGTTCGGAAAGTGGGCGCCCTCGTCCGCTTTTTTTGTTTTCGGGGGACGCTCCCGAGCAGAGACGGAAGACGGGTCGCCGGCGCGCGCGCGCCGCGCGACAGGGTGCAGCGGTCGGGAGCGCGCACGCGCGCGGAGCGCACGGAGCGCACGGAGCGCACGGAGAAGAGGAGGTGTACCGCGACATCCCCGCCGAGCTGAAGGCGTTGATCGAGCCCGTGGTCGTCGATCACCGCTGCGAGCTCGTCGACGTCGACGTGCAGCGCGGCCACCCGGGCCTGCTGCGCATCGTCGTCGACAGCGAGAGCGGCGACGGGCGGGTTCCGATCGGTGCACTCGCCGAGCTCTCGCGCGAGATCGGCACGGTGCTCGACGCGGCGGACTGGATGAGCGGCTCGTACCGGCTCGAGCTCACGTCGCCCGGGCTCGATCGGGTGCTCGGTCGCGAGAAGGATTTCGAGGCGGCGGCCGCGGCGCGCAGCGTCGTCAAGCTGCAGACGCGACGCCCGCTCGACGGGCGCCGCCGGTATCGAGGGGTGCTGATCGGGTTCGCGGACGCGACGGCGCAGGTCGAGGTGGACGGCACGGTGTTCGCCGTCCCGTTCGACGAGATCGAGAAGGCGAACACCGTCTACGAGTTCACGAGCGCGGATTTCAAGGACCGCGCGAAAACCGAGTGAGAAGTCCCGAGTCGTCGCCCGGCGACCGACTCCGAGGGGAAGTGAGATGCAGGTCTCCACGCTGCGCCGCGAGATCGACCAGATCGCGAAGGACAAGGGCATCGAGGCCGAGGAGATCGTCTCGGCGCTCGAAGAAGCGATGAAGCAGGCGGCCCGCCGGCGCTACGGCCAGGACAAGGAGATCGACGCGCGCTTCAACGAGGAGACCGCGGAGATCGAGCTCTACGAGTTCCGCACCGTCGTCGAGGACGTGACCGACCCCGAGACCCAGATCTCGCTGCGCGCCGCGCACGAGCTCGACCCCGAGGCCGAGGAGGGCGACGAGATCGGCGTGCGCATGGATACGTCGGACTTCGGTCGCATCCTCGCGCAGACCGCGAAGCAGGTGATCATCCAGCGCATCCGCGACGCGGAGCGCGAGAACGTCTACGGCGAGTACATCGATCGCAAGGGCGAGGTCGTGAACGGCATCGTCCGCCGCTTCGAGAAGGGCTCGCTGATCGTCGACCTCGGCCGGGCCGAGGCGATCCTGCCGCCGAAGGAGCAGGTGCCGCGCGAGACGTACCGGCCGGGCGACCGCATCCGCGCCTACGTCGTCGACGTCAACAAGGCGACGAAGGGCCCGCAGATCGTGCTGTCGCGCGCCTGCATCGAGATGCTGACGAAGCTGTTCGAGCAGGAAGTGCCCGAGATGTACGAGAAGATCGTGACGATCGAGTCGGCCGCGCGCGAGCCCGGCGGTCGCTCGAAGATCGCGGTCGCGTCGCGCGACCACGACGTCGACCCGGTCGGCGCGTGCGTCGGCATGAAGGGCAGCCGCGTGCAGGCCGTCGTGCAGGAGCTGCGCGGCGAGCGCATCGACATCGTGCCGTGGAGCCCCGACCCGGCTCGTTATGTCTGCAGCGCGCTCTCGCCCGCGCAGGTGTCGAAGGTCATCATCGACGAGGCGAACGGCTCGATGGACGTGATCGTGCCGGACGACCAGCTCTCGCTGGCGATCGGCCGCCGCGGCCAGAACGTGCGGCTCGCCGTGCAGCTCACCGGCTGGCGCATCGACATCAAGAGCGAGTCGAAGATGCGCGAGATCGCGGGCTGGCTCGCCGAGGCCGTGTCGGTCGTCGACGGCTGGGGCGAGCCCGAGGCCGAGCTGCTGCTGCAGCAGGGCGTGACGTCGCTCGAGGACCTCGCGGAGTGCCCGTCGGAGCTCCTGCTCTCGCTGCCCGGCATCGACCCGGCCGGTGTCGCGCGCGTGAAGGCGCGCGCCGCCGAGCTCGCGGTGCAGAAGCGCGAGGAAGAGGAGCGCGCGCGGCTCGAGGCGGAGGCGGCGGAGAAGGCCGCGTTCGCCGCCGCGGCGGCCGCAGTCGCGAGCGAGGTCGCGAACGAGGCTGCGGCCGCGCCGGCCGCCGAGGGGGCGGGCGGCGAGAGCGGAGACGGGGCGACCGAGTCGCGCTGAGTCCGGGAACCGAACCGAGGGCGCCGCGAGCGCCGGGCGGACACGCAAGAAGGCGTATGGCGAAGATCAGAGCCTACAAGCTCGCGGAAGAGCTCGGAATCGACCGCAACGACATCGTCGAGAAGGCGGCCGCGGTCGGCGTCGAGCTCAAGAACGCGATGGCCGCGCTCGAGCCGGACCAGGAAGCCGAGCTGCGCGAGAAGCTCGGCGGCGCCTCGAAGTCCGACTTCAAGGAGACGCGCGTCGTCGCCGGGTCGGGTGGCGCGATCATCCGGCGCCGCAAGAAGGTGGTCGAGGAGGAGGCGCCGGCGCCCGAGCCGGAGCCCGTCGCCGAGGTCGCGCCGGCCGCGACCGCGGAGCCGCTCGTCGCCGAGCCCGAACCGGAGCCGGAGCTCGAGGAGGCGGCCGCGGCCGCCGAGCCCGAGGTGCAGCCCGCTGCCGCCGAGCCGGAGTCCGCGCCCGATGCGCCCCGCGTGGCGCCGCGCGACGACGACGGCCCCGTCGGTCCGCGCCCCGCGCCCGCCACGTCCGCGCCGGACGACGCGAAGCGCGGCAAGCAGCGCAAGCGCGTGCGCGAGGTCGTGAACCTGCGCGAGCAGGAGCAGATCGCGCGGCAGGTGACGAGCCGCGGCACCGTGCGGCGCCCGCCGCCGCCGGTCGACACCCGCACGCTGCAGAGCCCGCGGCGCAAGCGCCGCGACGCGCCCGCCGCGCGCGCGGCCGCGAAGCCCGCCGCCGAGCAGAAGCGCATCGTGCGCGTGCCCGGCGAGATCTCGGTCGCCGAGCTCGCCAAGCAGCTGGGCGCGAAGGCCGCGCAGCTCCAGGGCAAGCTGATGGCCGCGGGCAAGATGGTGTCGGTCAACCAGACGATCGACGTCGGCACCGTCGAGCTGCTCGCGGTCGACCTCGACTTCGAGGTCCAGGACACGGGCTTCAAGGAAGAGGAGTTCATCGACGTCGCACCGGTCGCGAGCGACGAGGACGCGGGCGAGCGCGTGCCGCGTCCGCCGGTGATCACGGTGATGGGCCACGTCGACCACGGCAAGACGTCGCTGCTCGACGCGATCCGCAAGACGTCCGTCGTCTCCGGCGAGGCCGGTGGGATCACGCAGCACATCGGCGCCTACCAGGCGCAGGCGGGCGACAAGGTCCTCACGTTCATCGACACGCCCGGCCACGCGGCGTTCACCGAGATGCGCGCGCGCGGCGCGCAGGTCACGGACATCGTGATCCTCGTCGTCGCCGCGAGCGAGGGCGTGATGCCGCAGACGGTCGAGGCCATCCAGCACGCGAAGGCCGCCGGCTGCCCGATCGTCGTGGCGGTGAACAAGTGCGACCTCCCGGGTGCCGACCCGCAGCTCACGCGCCGCAAGCTGATGGAGCACGACCTCATCCCCGAGGAGTTCGGCGGCGACGTCATCTGCGTGAACGTCTCGGCGCTGAAGGGCGAGGGGCTCGACCAGCTGCTCGAGATGATCGCGATCCAGTCCGAGGTGCTCGAGCTCACGTCCGACCCGACGCGGCGCGCGCGCGGCGTCGTGCTCGAGGCCGAGCTCGACAAGGGGCGCGGTCCGGTGGCGACCGTGCTCGTGCAGGACGGCACGCTCTCGCGTGGCGACATCGTCGTCGTCGGCACGGAGTGGGGCCGCGTCCGCATGATGGAGAACGATCGCGGCGACCGCGTGAACGAGGCCGGCCCGTCGGTGCCGGTGCAGCTCCAGGGCCTCTCGGGTGTGCCCGAGGCCGGCGCGCGGCTCGACGTCGTCGAGAACGAGCGCGCCGCGAAGCAGGTGATCGAGCACCGCCTCGACCAGGCGCGCGGCGCCGCGGCCGGCACGCAGACGCGCCCCATCGTGAGCCTCGAGGACTTCTTCGCGCAGCAGGGCGACGACGAGACGAAGGAGCTCGCCGTCGTGCTGAAGGCCGACGTCCACGGCACCTGCGAGGCCGTGCGCGACGCGCTCGAGAAGCTCTCGACGGAGCGCGTGAAGCTCAAGGTGATCGCGTCCGGCGTCGGTGCGCCGGGCGAGAGCGACGTGAACCTCGCGAAGGCGAGCGGCGCGATCATCGTCGGCTTCAACGTGCGGCCCGACACCGCCGCGCGCCGCGCGGCCGAGTCGCAGGGCGTCGACGTGCGCGTCTACCAGATCATCTACGAGCTCCTCGACGAGGTGCGGGCCGCGATGGCCGGCCTGCTCCCGCCGACGATCAAGGAGGTGATGCTCGGTCGCGCCGAGGTCCGGCAGCCGTTCACCATTCCGAAGATCGGCACGATCGCCGGCTCGTACGTCACCGAGGGCCTCATGCGCCGCAACGCGAAGGCGCGGCTCGTGCGCGACGGCGTGCAGATCTACGACGGGAAGATCGGCTCGCTGCGCCGCTTCAAGGACGACGCGCGCGAGGTGCAGACGGGCTTCGAGTGCGGCATCGGCATCGAGGGCTACAACGACATCAAGGTCGGCGACGTGATCGAGGCCTACGAGCTCGAGGAGCACGCCCCCGAGCTGTGAGCGCGCGATGATCCTCGGCGCCGCGCTCGTCGAGCTGCACGTCCACGACTCGCAGTCGCTCAAGAGCAAGCGCGGCGTCGTGCAGTCCGTGAAGCGCCGCGTGCGCAACCGGTTCAACGCATCGGTCGCGGAGGTCGGGGGCCAGGACACCTGGCAGCGCGCGGTGATCGCGCTCGCGATCGCCGGCTCGGCCGAGCGCATCGTGCGCAGCGAGCTCGAGAAGGCGGTCTCGTTCATCGAGGATCTCCACCTCGCCGAGGTCGTCGCGGCGGAGGTGCAGATCGTCGAGCTGCCCGAGGAGCCGTCGGGCGGCGGCCGCGGCGGGCACGACGACTGGGACGAGGACGACGACGCGGCCGTCCGCGCGATGTTCGGCGTCGCCGTCGGCGGCGGCCGCGACGACGAAGACGACGACGGCGACGGCGGCGGAGCAGGAGGACGCGAGTGACGCGGCGCACCGAGCGCATCGGCGAGCAGCTGCGCGCCGTGCTCGCGCAGCTGCTGCGCGAGGAGCTCGCCGACCCGCGGCTCGCGCCGCTCACCATCACGCTCACGCGCGTCGACGTCGCGCCCGACCTCTCGCAGGCGCTCGTGTACTGGAGCGCGTTCGATCGCAAGGCGGAGGGGCCCGACGACGCCGCCTCGGCCGAGCGCATCGACGGCGCGGGCGAGGCGCTGGCGCACGCCGCCGCCTTCCTGCGCCGCCGGCTCTCGCAGGAGGTCGACCTGCGACGCGTGCCGGCGCTCGAGTTCCGGCGCGACGCGTCGCTCGAGCTCGGCGCGCGCACGCTCGACCTGATCCGCAGGGTGAACGATGGCGAATAGGCGACGACGCAACGAGCGACCGGGGCCCGCGGGCTTCCTCGTGGTCGACAAGCCGGCGGGCGTGACGTCGCACGACGTCGTCGACCAGGCGCGCCGCTGGCTCGGCACGCGGCGCGTCGGGCATCTCGGCACGCTCGACCCGCAGGCGACCGGCGTGCTCCCGCTCGCGGTGCGCGCCGCGACGAAGCTCGTGCCGTACGTCGCGGACACGGACAAGGGCTACGTCGGCGTCGTCGCGCTCGGCGTCGAGACGGACACGCTCGACGCCGACGGCGAGGTGGTGCGCCGCCACGACGGTCCGTTCCCGGACGAGGCCGCGGTGCGCGCGGCGCTCGCGCGCTTCGTCGGGCCGATCGACCAGATTCCGCCGATGTTCAGCGCGGTGAAGAAGGGCGGCGTGCCGCTGCACAAGCTCGCGCGCAAGGGCGAGGAGGTCGAGCGCGAGCCGAAGCGCGTGACCATCCACCGGCTCGAGCTCGTGCGCTTCGACGGCGATGCGCACGAGTTCGAGCTGCTCGTCGAGTGCTCGGCCGGCACGTACGTGCGCACGCTCGCGGCCGACGTCGGGCGCGTGCTCGGGTGCGGCGCGCACCTGCGGAGCCTGCGCCGCACGCGGAGCGGCCCCTTCACGGTGGCCGACGCCGTCACGACGGAGCAGCTCGCGGCCGCGGCCGACGCGGGCGAGCTGGACACCCTCCTGGTGTCGCCCGAGAAGGCGCTGTCGCTGCCGACCCTGCGCGTCTCGGCCGAGGGCGAGCGGCGCCTCCTCCACGGGGCGGACATCGCGCCCGGGACCGTGCTCCGCATCGCGCCCGGCGACCGCGTCGTGGCCTTCGACACGCGGGGCGAGCTGCTGGCCATCCTCGAGCTGCGACCCGACCGGCGGCTGTGGCCGCTGCGAGTCCTGGCGGGCGAGGGCTGAGGGCGGGCCGGGCGGAGCGCGCCCGGCCGTTGCGGCGCCCGGGGCGCTCTGCAAGAATCCGCCGCTCTTCGGGGGCCGGATCGTCGCGGCGCATCGGCGCGCGGCCGTCCCGCCCCTCCAATCCATCCTCCGATTCCGATCCCGATCCTTCGGGCATGGCGATCCGGGCAGGGGCGAGCGTTGATCAGCGGCGAAGCGAAGGCCACGACGATCGAGAAGCACCGCAAGCACGAGACGGACACGGGCTCGCCCGAGGTCCAGGTCGCGCTCCTCACGCAGCGGATCACCGAGCTCCAGGAGCACTTCCGGACGCACGCGAAGGATCACCACTCGCGCCGCGGGCTGCTCAAGCTCGTGAGCCGCCGCCGCCGCCTGCTCGACTACCTCGCGGGCAAGGACGCCGGCCGCTACCGCCAGCTGATCGACGAGCTCGGCCTCCGTCGCTAGGCGCCGCGCCTCCCGCGGCCCCCCGGATCTCCCGCCCTTCGCCGCGCACGCTGCGCGCGCGCGCGGGCTCGGGTACAGTCCGGCCGCCAGAAACGAAAACAGGAACCCGAAGCCAGAAGCTTGCACGCAGGTGCGTGCGACCGATCCGCTCGGCGAAGCGGCGCCGGGGCTCGCCCCGGCGACGGAGAGCGGTCGGGGATTCGCGACGATCGAACGGGCCCGCAGGAGGTGTGGGCCCGCGCCGGAGAGTCCGGCGCACCCTTCCTCCTCCGCCGCGCGCTCGCGCCGGCGGTGGACTTCGCCGCTGGAATGCGGGAGTGGTCATGCGCCGAGCGCGCGACCCTCCGACGACGCTCCGCTCATGAGCAGTCCCGCATTCCTCCCATCCCCCACGCAGCTCCGGGTGTCCCAACGAGCTCCCTCCGTCGCGACGCGAACGGGGAGGAGAGGAATCACGTACATGCCTTATTGGTTCGAACCCACGTCGGTGTCGCTGGAAGTCGGCGGCACCACCATGACGATCTCCACCGGGAAGATCGCCAAGCAGGCCCAGGGAAGCGCGCTCGTCACGTACGGCGACACGGTCGTGCTCGTCACGGCGACGCACGCCGCGCCGCGCCCGGGCATCGACTTCTTCCCGCTGACGGTCGACTTCATCGAGAAGTACGCCGCGTCGGGCAAGATCCCCGGCTCGTTCTTCCGCCGCGAGGCGCGGCTCTCGGATCGCGAGGTGCTCGTCTCGCGCTTCATCGACCGCTCCATCCGCCCGCTCTTCCCGAGCGGCTATCGCAACGACACGCAGATCACGTGCACCGTGCTGTCGGCGAGCGAGGACGCGAGCCCGGACGTCGCGGCCTTCGTCGGCGCGTCGGCGGCGCTGCACATCTCGGAGATCCCGTTCGAGGGGCCGATCGCCGCGCTGCGCGTCGGTCGCGTCGGCGGCGAGTTCGTCGCGAACCCGACGCCCGAGCAGCTCGAGGAGAGCGACCTCGAGATCATCGTCGCGGGCAACCGCGGCGCGCTCGTGATGGTCGAGGGCGAGGCGCAGATCGTGCCGGAGGCCGAGATGCTCGCGGCGCTCGAGTGGGGCCACCGCGGCATCCAGCCCATCATCGAGGCGATCGACGAGCTCCGTAGCAAGGCCGGCAAGCCGAAGCTCCCGCTCGCGGCGGTGCGCGACACGAGCGCGCTCGCGGCGGACGTCCGCCGCCAGGCGGCCGAGCGCCTCGACGAGGCGGTCCGCATCAAGGACAAGCACGAACGCTATTCGGCCATCTCGGCGATCGAGAAGGAGGTCGTCGCCGGCTTCGTCTCGAGCTACCGCCAGGAGAAGGTGGCGCTCGACAGCCTCGAGGCGGTCGAGGCGCGCCGCCAGGGCCTCGCGCAGCTCGAAGGGGACGTGAAGGAGATCCTGCACGACCTGCGCAGCGAGCTGATGCGCGAGCGCGTGCTCGGCGACGGCGTCCGCATCGACGGTCGCAAGAGCGACGAGATCCGGCCGATCGCGTGCGAGGTGCGCGTCGTCCCGCGGCCGCACGGCGTCGCGCTGTTCACGCGCGGCGAGACGCAGGCGATGGTCTCGACGACGCTCGGCAGCGGCGGCGACGAGCAGACGATCGACGCCATGCTGCGCCGCTACAAGAAGAACTTCTTCCTGCACTACAACTTCCCGGGCTTCTCGGTGGGCGAGGCGCGCCCGAACCGCGGCCCGGGACGGCGCGAGGTCGGCCACGGCAACCTGGCCGAGCGCGCGCTGTCGGCCGTGATGCCGCCGCACGAGGACTTCCCGTACACGATCCGGATCGTGTCGGAGACGCTCGAGTCGAACGGCTCGTCGTCGATGGCGACGATCTGCGGTGGGTGCCTGTCGCTGCTCGACGCGGGCGTGCCGATCACGGCGCCCGTGGCGGGCATCGCGATGGGGCTCATCCAGGACGGGAGCCGCGTCGCGATCCTCTCGGACATCCTCGGCGACGAGGACCACCTCGGCGACATGGACTTCAAGGTCGCCGGGACGCCCGAGGGCATCACCGCGCTGCAGATGGACATCAAGATCCCGGAGGTCGACTGGGACGTGATGCGGCGCGCGCTCGCGCAGGCGCGCGAGGGCCGCATGCACATCCTCGACTGCATGCGGAAGGACACGGCCGGCGAGCTCGGCGACCTCGCGCCGCGCACCGCGCTGCACGAGTTCGCGCCGCGCATGGAGGTGATCTGGATCAAGCCCGATCGCATCCGCGACGTCATCGGGCCAGGCGGCAAGGTGATCCGCGCGATCCAGGAGACGACGGGCGCCAAGATCGACATCGAGGACTCGGGCCGCTGCCAGATCTTCGGGCCGGATGCCGAGAGCGTCTCGCGCGCGCAGGCGATGGTCGAGGAGCTGACGCAGGAGGCCGAGATCGGGCGCCTCTACATGGCCAAGGTCAAGCGCATCACGGACTTCGGCGCCTTCGCCGAGATCTTCCCGGGCACGGACGGGCTGATCCACATCAGCCACCTCGCCGTGGGCCGCGTCGAGCGCGTGACGGACGTGGTGGAGGAGGGCGACGAGGTGCTCGTGAAGTGCATCGACATCGACCCCTCCGGCCGCATCCGGCTGTCGCGCAAGGAGGCGCTCGCCGACGCCGAGAACGGCGCCGGCGAGGCCTGAGCGGCGAGTCGCGCGGGACGGGGCCGCTCGATGGCTGCGGCGGTCGGCGTGCGCATCCGGCGCCTCCCGCACGGCGCGGGCCTGCCCCTTCCCGCTCCCGCGACCGCGGGCGCGGCGGGCTGCGACCTGTGTGCGGCGATCCCGGCCGGGAGCGAGTGGAAGCTCGCTCCCGGCGATCGCGTGCTCGTGCCGACGGGCTTCGCGATCGCGCTGCCCGAGGGCTTCGAGGCGCAGGTGCGCCCGCGCAGCGGCCTCGCCCTTCGCCACGGCATCGCGCTCCCGAACACACCCGGCACGATCGACGCGGACTATCGCGGCGAGCTCCAGGTGATCCTGTGGAACGCGGGGCGCGACGTGTTCGCGCTCGCGCGCGGCGACCGGATCGCGCAGCTCGTCGTGGCGCCGGTCGTGCGCGTCGCCTTCGAGGAGGTCGAGGAGCTCGACGCGACGCCGCGCGGCGAGGGCGGCTTCGGCCACACGGGCCGCGGCAGCTGAGCGGCGCGCGCTGCTACGTTCGCGCGGCGGTGGAACCGTCGCGGGTGGGGGGCCGGTGAGCGAGTCCGACGAAGCCGTCGCGGGCGGGCGCGAGGAGCGGCCCTCTCCCGAGCTGCCGCTCGAGGGCGGGCGGGGCACCGCGCGGCGCCCGGCGGCGCGCGAGCCCTATCACCCGAAGCCGGCGACGCCCCTCCCGGCCGAGCCGGCGAAGCGCGGCATGAGCGAGCTCGCGCGGCGGCTGCTCACCGCCGCCGTGCTCATCCCGCTCGTGCTCTACATCGTCGTGCTCGGCGGGCTCGCCTATCTCGCGACGGTGATGCTGTTCGTCGCCATCGGGCAGCGCGAGTTCTACCGGCTGATCGAGGACAAGGGCGCGCTGCCGCTCGACGTGCTCGGCGTCGCGTTCGGAGCCGCGCTGTGCGTCGTCGCCTACGTCGGCAACGAGTACCACGCGACCATCCTGCTGACGGCGTCGCTGCTCGGGCTGATGGTGGCGCAGCTGCGCAAGGCGCAGATCCAGGAGTCGCTCGCGTCCATCTCGGGCACGTTCTTCGGCGTCTTCTACGTGGCGTGGCTGCTCGCGCACGCGATCGTGCTGCGCAACTTCTTCGACGTCGCGAACGCGAAGTACGGCTTCGACGAGCTGCTGCTGCTCGGCCTCCACCCGGACTCGGGCATCTTCTTCATGATGTTCGTGCTGTCGGTCGTCGTCGGGTGCGACGCCGGGGCCTACTTCGCGGGGCGCGCCTACGGTCGGCGCAAGCTCGCTCCCAAGATCAGCCCCGGGAAGACGGTCGAGGGCGCGCTCGGCGGCGTGATCGCGGGCTGCGTGATCGGGACGGCGGCGAAGGCGCTCTTCGACTGGCAGTGGCCCGCGCTCTCCGCCGCCTTCGAGTGGCGGCTCGTGCTGCCCTTCGCGTTCGCGCTCTCGGTCGCGGGCATCGTCGGCGACCTGCTCGAGTCGATGCTCAAGCGCGACGCGGCGCGCAAGGACGCGGGCGGGCTGCTGCCCGGCATGGGCGGCGTGCTCGACCGCATCGACTCGCCCCTGCTCGCGATCCCCATCATGTACTATATGCTGCTCGGCTATCTGTACCTGACCCTGCGAGTCGGCCTCTAGCCCGCGTCCGGCACGGGCCGCTCCCCCTACCGCCCACGCGCGCGCAGGCCGCAAGCATGATCGATCGTTATTCGCTGCCCGAGATGGCGGCGATCTGGTCCGAAGAAGGCAAGTACCGCCGCTGGCTCGACGTCGAGCTCGCGGTGGTCGACGTGCTCGCCGAGCGCGGCGTCGTTCCCGCCGAGAGCGCGCGAACCATCCGCGAGCGCGCCGGCTTCGACGTCGCGCGCATCCAGGAGATCGAGGCCGAGGTCCGCCACGACGTGATCGCGTTCACGACGAACGTCGCGGAGCACGTCGGCCCCGAGTCCCGCTGGGTGCACTACGGGATGACGTCGAGCGACGTGCTGGACACGGCGCTCGCGCTGCAGATCCGCGACGCGGGTGCACTGCTGCTCGCCGAGTGCGACGCGCTCTCCGACGCGCTGCGGGCGCGCGCGCTCGAGTTCAAGCACGAGCCGTGCGTCGGCCGCACGCACGGCGTGCACGCCGAGCCGACGACGTTCGGCCTCAAGTTCCTGATCTTCTGGAAGGCCGTGCGCCGGGCCCGCGCGCGCATCGCGCGCGCGCTCGACGAGGCCGCGGTCGGAAAGATCTCGGGCGCGGTCGGCACCTTCGCGCACCTCGACCCGACGGTGGAGGAAGCCGTGTGCGCCCGCCTGCGCATCGGCTTCGAGCCCGCTGCGAGCCAGGTCGTGCAGCGCGACCGGCACGCGGCCTTCGTGGCCGCGCTCTCGATCGCCGCCTCGACGCTCGAGCAGATGGCCGTCGAGTTCCGCCACCTCGCGCGCACCGAGGTGCGCGAGGTCGAGGAGGAGTTCGGGAAGGCGCAGAAGGGCTCGTCCGCGATGCCGCACAAGCGAAACCCGTGGCGCTTCGAGACGGTGACGGGCCTCGCTCGCGTGGTGCGCAGCCATTCGCAGGCGGCGATGGAGAACCTGGCGCTCTGGCACGAGCGCGACATCAGCAACTCGTCGGTCGAGCGCATCGTGCTGCCCGACGCGACGATCGCGCTCCACTTCATGCTCCGCCGCATGACGGGCCTCGTCGCGAGCCTTCGCGTCTTCCGCGACCGCGTGCGCGCGAACCTCGAGCTCACGCAGGGGCTCGTGTTCAGTGGGACGCTGCTGCTCGCGCTGGCCGAGAAGGGGCTCACGCGCGAGGTCGCGTACCGGCTCGTGCAGGGGCACGCGATGGAGACGTGGGAGAAGGGCGGCGACTTCCGCGAGCGCGTGCTCGCGGACGCCGCGATCACCGAGCACCTGTCGAAGGAGGAGATCGACCGCGCGTTCAGCCTCGACCACGCGCTGCGCCACGTCGACGCCATCTTCGAACGGACGCTCGCGGAGGAAGGCTCGTGAAGGCACGAGTGCTCGTGACGCTGAAGCCCGACGTGCTCGATCCGCAGGGCCAGGCGATCCAGAAGGCGATCCGCTCGCTCGGTCACGCGGGCGTGCGCGACGTGCGGCAGGGCAAGGTGTTCGAGGTGGAGCTCGACGCGCAGGACGCCGCGTCGGCGCGCGAGCTGCTCGCGAAGCTCGCCGACCAGCTGCTCGCGAACACGGTGATCGAGGACTACAGGGTCGAGATCGCCGGCGAATGACGCCGCCGCAGCTCGAGCTGGCGTTCGCGCTCGCGAACGCGAGCGTGATGCCGTGGTGGGCGGTGTTCGTCGTCGCGCCGCGCTCGCGCGCGGCGGCGCGGCTGGCCTCGCACGGCGCCGTGTTCGCGGCGCTCGGCGCGCTCTATGCGGGTCTCGTGGTCGCGGCGTTCGGCGCAGGCCCTGCGGGCCCGTCGACGGCGAGCCCGCTCGCGGCGGCGTCGTGGCGCGCCGTCCTCGGCACCGACTCGGGCTTCCTCGCGGGCTGGGTCCACTACCTCTGCTTCGACCTGTTCGTCGGCGCCTGGATCGTGCGCGAGGCGAGGCGCATCGACGTGGCCCCGCGCGTCGAGCTGCTCTTCGCGTGGCTGCTCGGCCCGCTCGGCCTGCTGCTCTTCCTCGCGCGACGCGCGCGTCGCCTCCGCTCGTTCGGTGGCCTCGGCGAGATCGACGCCGCCTGACGGCGAGCACCCGAAACGAGAACGGCGCCCCGGGCCGTGGCCCGGGACGCCGTCTCCTTCGCTCGGTCGGTGTCGTTCTTCCGCGCTAGAAGGCGTAGAAGAGCTGTGCGCCGACGATGAGCTGATCGTCCTCGAAGTCGTCGAAGATCCGCTTCAGGCCAGTGGTCGTGAGGACCTTCTGCCACTGGATCTCCGCCCGCGCCGTCAGGCCGTCGACCACGAGGAAGTCGATCGTGCCCGTCGTCGAGAGGAGCTCCGTGTTCGGGCCGCCCGTGGCACCCGAGAGCGGGTGGACGCCACCGAGGTCGTCCTCGATGCTCGCCCACTCGAAGCGACCGCCGAGGCCGAGGCGATCCGTGACGCCCGCACGGGCACCGACGGCGATGCCGAGCGCCTTCACGTCCTTCGCGGCGGCGTTGTTCGGGTTGAAGTCGACGCGGTTGTAGGTGATGTCCGCGTAGGCGAGGAGCGCGTCGCTCGGCGTGATCTCGACCACGCCGTTCAGGATGTACGCGTTGTCCTTGTTGCCGCCGCCGAA
It contains:
- the rpsO gene encoding 30S ribosomal protein S15: MISGEAKATTIEKHRKHETDTGSPEVQVALLTQRITELQEHFRTHAKDHHSRRGLLKLVSRRRRLLDYLAGKDAGRYRQLIDELGLRR
- the pnp gene encoding polyribonucleotide nucleotidyltransferase, which translates into the protein MPYWFEPTSVSLEVGGTTMTISTGKIAKQAQGSALVTYGDTVVLVTATHAAPRPGIDFFPLTVDFIEKYAASGKIPGSFFRREARLSDREVLVSRFIDRSIRPLFPSGYRNDTQITCTVLSASEDASPDVAAFVGASAALHISEIPFEGPIAALRVGRVGGEFVANPTPEQLEESDLEIIVAGNRGALVMVEGEAQIVPEAEMLAALEWGHRGIQPIIEAIDELRSKAGKPKLPLAAVRDTSALAADVRRQAAERLDEAVRIKDKHERYSAISAIEKEVVAGFVSSYRQEKVALDSLEAVEARRQGLAQLEGDVKEILHDLRSELMRERVLGDGVRIDGRKSDEIRPIACEVRVVPRPHGVALFTRGETQAMVSTTLGSGGDEQTIDAMLRRYKKNFFLHYNFPGFSVGEARPNRGPGRREVGHGNLAERALSAVMPPHEDFPYTIRIVSETLESNGSSSMATICGGCLSLLDAGVPITAPVAGIAMGLIQDGSRVAILSDILGDEDHLGDMDFKVAGTPEGITALQMDIKIPEVDWDVMRRALAQAREGRMHILDCMRKDTAGELGDLAPRTALHEFAPRMEVIWIKPDRIRDVIGPGGKVIRAIQETTGAKIDIEDSGRCQIFGPDAESVSRAQAMVEELTQEAEIGRLYMAKVKRITDFGAFAEIFPGTDGLIHISHLAVGRVERVTDVVEEGDEVLVKCIDIDPSGRIRLSRKEALADAENGAGEA
- the dut gene encoding dUTP diphosphatase, producing MAAAVGVRIRRLPHGAGLPLPAPATAGAAGCDLCAAIPAGSEWKLAPGDRVLVPTGFAIALPEGFEAQVRPRSGLALRHGIALPNTPGTIDADYRGELQVILWNAGRDVFALARGDRIAQLVVAPVVRVAFEEVEELDATPRGEGGFGHTGRGS
- a CDS encoding phosphatidate cytidylyltransferase, which translates into the protein MSESDEAVAGGREERPSPELPLEGGRGTARRPAAREPYHPKPATPLPAEPAKRGMSELARRLLTAAVLIPLVLYIVVLGGLAYLATVMLFVAIGQREFYRLIEDKGALPLDVLGVAFGAALCVVAYVGNEYHATILLTASLLGLMVAQLRKAQIQESLASISGTFFGVFYVAWLLAHAIVLRNFFDVANAKYGFDELLLLGLHPDSGIFFMMFVLSVVVGCDAGAYFAGRAYGRRKLAPKISPGKTVEGALGGVIAGCVIGTAAKALFDWQWPALSAAFEWRLVLPFAFALSVAGIVGDLLESMLKRDAARKDAGGLLPGMGGVLDRIDSPLLAIPIMYYMLLGYLYLTLRVGL
- the purB gene encoding adenylosuccinate lyase, translating into MIDRYSLPEMAAIWSEEGKYRRWLDVELAVVDVLAERGVVPAESARTIRERAGFDVARIQEIEAEVRHDVIAFTTNVAEHVGPESRWVHYGMTSSDVLDTALALQIRDAGALLLAECDALSDALRARALEFKHEPCVGRTHGVHAEPTTFGLKFLIFWKAVRRARARIARALDEAAVGKISGAVGTFAHLDPTVEEAVCARLRIGFEPAASQVVQRDRHAAFVAALSIAASTLEQMAVEFRHLARTEVREVEEEFGKAQKGSSAMPHKRNPWRFETVTGLARVVRSHSQAAMENLALWHERDISNSSVERIVLPDATIALHFMLRRMTGLVASLRVFRDRVRANLELTQGLVFSGTLLLALAEKGLTREVAYRLVQGHAMETWEKGGDFRERVLADAAITEHLSKEEIDRAFSLDHALRHVDAIFERTLAEEGS
- the purS gene encoding phosphoribosylformylglycinamidine synthase subunit PurS, whose protein sequence is MKARVLVTLKPDVLDPQGQAIQKAIRSLGHAGVRDVRQGKVFEVELDAQDAASARELLAKLADQLLANTVIEDYRVEIAGE
- a CDS encoding ABA4-like family protein, which codes for MTPPQLELAFALANASVMPWWAVFVVAPRSRAAARLASHGAVFAALGALYAGLVVAAFGAGPAGPSTASPLAAASWRAVLGTDSGFLAGWVHYLCFDLFVGAWIVREARRIDVAPRVELLFAWLLGPLGLLLFLARRARRLRSFGGLGEIDAA